From the genome of Flavobacterium ovatum, one region includes:
- a CDS encoding transposase: protein MASFYGVSGRNLQCQYKDFLSDFKAWDQIKHAKKWLVFPQNIGKNLSIDETSLSNGELYTILTNKSGKGRKGTIVAMIAGTKADTVIAVIEKIALKQRNLVQEITLDMAGNMNLIAKKCFPNATRVTDRFHVQKLATEALQEIRIKYRWEAIDQENNAIEKAKKSKSNFESQILSNGDTLKQLLARSRYFLYKNKSRWTHNQTQRATLLFELYPDILKAYDLAQDLRTIFEKTTDKIIGFAKLAKWHEKVDQSGFKSFGTISRTITNHYQTILNYFDNRSTNASAESFNAKIKAFRSKFRGVRNIEYFLFRLTNIYA from the coding sequence CTTCTTTCTATGGAGTTTCTGGTAGAAACCTCCAATGTCAATACAAAGACTTTTTAAGTGATTTTAAAGCTTGGGATCAAATAAAACATGCTAAAAAATGGCTTGTTTTTCCGCAAAACATTGGAAAGAACCTGTCAATAGATGAAACCTCCCTTTCAAATGGCGAACTCTATACTATTTTAACTAACAAATCTGGAAAAGGGAGAAAGGGAACTATTGTAGCTATGATTGCAGGAACTAAAGCCGATACAGTTATTGCAGTTATAGAAAAAATCGCTCTTAAACAACGAAATCTAGTTCAGGAAATAACTTTAGACATGGCGGGAAATATGAATTTGATTGCCAAAAAATGCTTTCCTAATGCAACTCGTGTCACAGATCGATTTCATGTTCAAAAACTAGCTACAGAGGCTTTACAGGAAATCAGGATTAAATATCGTTGGGAAGCTATCGATCAAGAAAATAATGCTATTGAAAAAGCAAAAAAAAGCAAATCTAATTTCGAATCTCAAATACTTTCAAATGGAGATACACTTAAGCAATTACTCGCTAGAAGTCGTTATTTCTTATACAAAAACAAATCAAGATGGACGCATAACCAAACGCAACGTGCCACTTTATTGTTTGAATTATATCCAGACATTTTAAAAGCATACGATTTAGCACAAGATTTGCGTACTATCTTTGAAAAAACAACTGACAAAATCATTGGGTTTGCAAAACTAGCCAAATGGCATGAAAAAGTAGATCAATCCGGATTCAAATCTTTCGGCACAATCTCTCGTACAATTACAAATCATTATCAGACCATATTAAATTATTTTGACAATAGAAGTACTAATGCCTCTGCAGAATCATTCAATGCCAAAATAAAAGCATTCAGATCAAAATTCAGAGGAGTTAGAAATATAGAATACTTCCTGTTTAGACTAACTAATATATATGCTTAA